One window of Hippoglossus stenolepis isolate QCI-W04-F060 chromosome 1, HSTE1.2, whole genome shotgun sequence genomic DNA carries:
- the LOC118098764 gene encoding serine/threonine-protein kinase BRSK2 isoform X4 codes for MSSSGKDANSGHYANYVGPYRLEKTLGKGQTGLVKLGVHCVTCQKVAVKIVNREKLSESVLMKVEREIAILKLIEHPHVLKLHDVYENKKYLYLVLEHVSGGELFDYLVKKGRLTPKEARKFFRQIISALDFCHSHSICHRDLKPENLLLDEKNNIRIADFGMASLQVGDSLLETSCGSPHYACPEVIRGEKYDGRKADAWSCGVILFALLVGALPFDDDNLRNLLEKVKLGVFHMPHFIPPDCQNLLRGMIEVDAGKRLTLDQIQKHTWYLAGKNEPEPEQPVPRKVAIRTLAAAEEIDPDVLESMHSLGCFRDKDKLAKDLLSEEDNQEKMIYFLLLDRKERYPSQEDQNLPPRSEIADPPRKRVDSPMLSRHGKRRPERKSMEVLSVTEGGSPVPVRRALDMATHGQRSRSISGASSGLSTSPLSSPRPNRRFFIPPQSPDLCQSPNCSPTHSLEVRLNGVGPRTPNSYHPKMGSPLMHPRTQTLPAKPKVSEKPLQTTRSNPLPNSVQTPPTPKSEPSTPCQSLALCIPNSPRVRRHPPLTVPPKLSIPLSLSPVPPMSPLRRHHLHPDHNGKSVPITQVTPHPSPRGSPLPTPKGTPVHTPKDSPAGTPSPTPPPSPSIGGMPWRTRLNSIKNSFLGSPRFHRRKMQVPTQEDMSSLTPDSSPELAKKSWFGNFINLEKEEQIFIVIRDKPLSSIKADIVHAFLSIPSLSHSVISQTSFRAEYKSSAGPTVFQKPVKFQVDITYTENSGATKEIGIYSVTFTLLSGPSRRFKRVVETIQAQLLSSNDQPGVQPQISGSPLSNFFDVIKQLFSDEKNIQASHPRLPRHA; via the exons gtctGGTGAAGCTCGGCGTCCACTGCGTCACGTGTCAGAAAGTCGCCGTAAAGATTGTCAACAGAGAAAAGCTCAGCGAGTCTGTTCTTATGAAG GTGGAACGGGAAATAGCGATTCTCAAACTCATAGAACATCCTCACGTTTTAAAGCTGCACGACGTCTACGAAAACAAGAAATACCT GTATCTGGTGCTGGAACACGTGTCCGGGGGGGAACTGTTCGACTACCTGGTGAAGAAGGGTCGGTTAACGCCTAAAGAGGCCAGGAAGTTCTTCAGGCAGATCATCTCGGCCCTGGACTTCTGCCACAGTCACTCCATATG CCACAGAGATTTGAAGCCCGAGAACTTGTTGTTAGACGAGAAGAACAACATCAGGATAGCGGACTTCGGCATGGCGTCTCTGCAGGTCGGGGACAGTCTGCTGGAGACCAGCTGTGG ATCTCCACACTACGCCTGCCCAGAGGTGATCAGG GGGGAGAAGTACGACGGGAGGAAAGCAGACGCCTGGAGCTGCGGAGTCATCCTGTTTGCTCTTCTAGTG GGCGCTCTCCCGTTTGATGACGACAACCTGAGGAATCTTTTGGAGAAGGTGAAGCTGGGAGTTTTCCACATGCCTCACTTCATCCCTCCAGACTGTCAGAACCTTCTGCGCGGCATGATTGAAGTGGACGCCGGCAAGAGGCTCACG TTGGATCAGATCCAGAAGCACACGTGGTACCT agcTGGAAAGAATGAGCCGGAGCCCGAGCAGCCCGTCCCCAGGAAGGTGGCCATCAGGACGCTGGCTGCGGCCGAGGAGATCGACCCTGACGTCCTGGAGAGCATGCACTCGCTGGGCTGCTTCAGGGACAAGGACAAACTGGCCAAAGACCTGCTGTCtgagga ggACAACCAGGAAAAGATGATCTACTTCCTGCTCCTGGACCGTAAGGAGCGGTACCCCAGCCAGGAGGACCAGAACCTGCCTCCGAGGAGCGAGATCG CTGACCCACCCAGGAAGCGCGTGGACTCACCGATGCTGAGCCGTCACGGCAAACGGAGACCGGAGAGGAAGTCCATGGAGGTGCTGAGCGTCACGGAGGGGGGGTCTCCTGTACCGGTACGACGAGCCCTCGACATGGCAACGCACGGGCAGAG atcgCGGTCGATCAGCGGAGCGTCCTCCGGCCTGTCCACCAGTCCTCTCAGCAGTCCCCGG CCCAATCGTCGGTTTTTCATCCCGCCCCAGTCCCCGGACCTGTGTCAGTCCCCCAACTGCAGCCCCACCCACTCCCTTGAGGTCCGCCTCAACGGGGTGGGGCCTCGCACGCCCAACTCCTACCATCCAAAGATGGGCTCCCCCCTCATGCACCCACGCACCCAGACTCTCCCGGCCAAACCCAAAGTGTCTGAGAAGCCCCTGCAGACCACCAGGTCCAACCCGCTCCCCAACTCAGTCcagaccccccccacccccaaatcTGAGCCCTCCACTCCCTGCCAGTCTCTGGCGCTCTGCATCCCCAACAGCCCCCGGGTGAGACGCCACCCCCCCCTGACCGTGCCCCCAAAACTCTCcatccccctctccctctcccccgtTCCTCCTATGTCGCCCCTCCGCCGCCACCACCTCCACCCTGACCACAACGGCAAATCTGTCCCCATCACGCAGGTGACCCCTCACCCCTCCCCAAGAGGGAGCCCTCTCCCCACCCCCAAAGGCACCCCGGTGCACACGCCCAAGGACAGCCCGGCCGGCACGCCCAGCCCCACGCCGCCGCCCAGCCCCTCCATCGGCGGCATGCCGTGGAGGACGCGCCTCAACTCCATTAAGAACAGTTTCCTGGGCTCGCCGCGCTTCCACCGCAGGAAAATGCAAG TTCCCACCCAGGAGGACATGTCCAGTCTGACCCCCGACTCCTCTCCAGA ACTGGCGAAGAAGTCCTGGTTCGGTAACTTCATCAACctggagaaagaggagcagatcTTCATCGTCATCAGAGACAAACCTCTCAGCTCCATAAAGGCCGACATCGTCCACGCCTTCCTCTCC ATCCCGAGTCTCAGCCACAGCGTCATCTCTCAGACTAGTTTTCGGGCGGAGTACAAGTCCAGCGCCGGGCCCACGGTTTTCCAGAAGCCTGTGAAGTTCCAGGTGGACATCACCTACACCGAGAACTCCGGCGCCACCAAGGAGATCGGAATCTACTCCGTCACCTTCACTCTGCTCTCAG GTCCCAGTCGACGTTTTAAACGTGTGGTTGAGACCATCCAGGCTCAGCTGCTCAGCTCTAACGACCAGCCGGGCGTCCAGCCGCAAATATCCG
- the LOC118098764 gene encoding serine/threonine-protein kinase BRSK2 isoform X7 — protein sequence MSSSGKDANSGHYANYVGPYRLEKTLGKGQTGLVKLGVHCVTCQKVAVKIVNREKLSESVLMKVEREIAILKLIEHPHVLKLHDVYENKKYLYLVLEHVSGGELFDYLVKKGRLTPKEARKFFRQIISALDFCHSHSICHRDLKPENLLLDEKNNIRIADFGMASLQVGDSLLETSCGSPHYACPEVIRGEKYDGRKADAWSCGVILFALLVGALPFDDDNLRNLLEKVKLGVFHMPHFIPPDCQNLLRGMIEVDAGKRLTLDQIQKHTWYLAGKNEPEPEQPVPRKVAIRTLAAAEEIDPDVLESMHSLGCFRDKDKLAKDLLSEEDNQEKMIYFLLLDRKERYPSQEDQNLPPRSEIADPPRKRVDSPMLSRHGKRRPERKSMEVLSVTEGGSPVPVRRALDMATHGQSKSVFSKSLDITNANCSKEERSRSISGASSGLSTSPLSSPRVTPHPSPRGSPLPTPKGTPVHTPKDSPAGTPSPTPPPSPSIGGMPWRTRLNSIKNSFLGSPRFHRRKMQVPTQEDMSSLTPDSSPELAKKSWFGNFINLEKEEQIFIVIRDKPLSSIKADIVHAFLSIPSLSHSVISQTSFRAEYKSSAGPTVFQKPVKFQVDITYTENSGATKEIGIYSVTFTLLSGPSRRFKRVVETIQAQLLSSNDQPGVQPQISDASQRPASLSSKTSKRGSPLSNFFDVIKQLFSDEKNIQASHPRLPRHA from the exons gtctGGTGAAGCTCGGCGTCCACTGCGTCACGTGTCAGAAAGTCGCCGTAAAGATTGTCAACAGAGAAAAGCTCAGCGAGTCTGTTCTTATGAAG GTGGAACGGGAAATAGCGATTCTCAAACTCATAGAACATCCTCACGTTTTAAAGCTGCACGACGTCTACGAAAACAAGAAATACCT GTATCTGGTGCTGGAACACGTGTCCGGGGGGGAACTGTTCGACTACCTGGTGAAGAAGGGTCGGTTAACGCCTAAAGAGGCCAGGAAGTTCTTCAGGCAGATCATCTCGGCCCTGGACTTCTGCCACAGTCACTCCATATG CCACAGAGATTTGAAGCCCGAGAACTTGTTGTTAGACGAGAAGAACAACATCAGGATAGCGGACTTCGGCATGGCGTCTCTGCAGGTCGGGGACAGTCTGCTGGAGACCAGCTGTGG ATCTCCACACTACGCCTGCCCAGAGGTGATCAGG GGGGAGAAGTACGACGGGAGGAAAGCAGACGCCTGGAGCTGCGGAGTCATCCTGTTTGCTCTTCTAGTG GGCGCTCTCCCGTTTGATGACGACAACCTGAGGAATCTTTTGGAGAAGGTGAAGCTGGGAGTTTTCCACATGCCTCACTTCATCCCTCCAGACTGTCAGAACCTTCTGCGCGGCATGATTGAAGTGGACGCCGGCAAGAGGCTCACG TTGGATCAGATCCAGAAGCACACGTGGTACCT agcTGGAAAGAATGAGCCGGAGCCCGAGCAGCCCGTCCCCAGGAAGGTGGCCATCAGGACGCTGGCTGCGGCCGAGGAGATCGACCCTGACGTCCTGGAGAGCATGCACTCGCTGGGCTGCTTCAGGGACAAGGACAAACTGGCCAAAGACCTGCTGTCtgagga ggACAACCAGGAAAAGATGATCTACTTCCTGCTCCTGGACCGTAAGGAGCGGTACCCCAGCCAGGAGGACCAGAACCTGCCTCCGAGGAGCGAGATCG CTGACCCACCCAGGAAGCGCGTGGACTCACCGATGCTGAGCCGTCACGGCAAACGGAGACCGGAGAGGAAGTCCATGGAGGTGCTGAGCGTCACGGAGGGGGGGTCTCCTGTACCGGTACGACGAGCCCTCGACATGGCAACGCACGGGCAGAG CAAATCTGTTTTCAGTAAAAGCTTGGATATCACAAACGCTAACTGCAGCAAGGAGGAAAG atcgCGGTCGATCAGCGGAGCGTCCTCCGGCCTGTCCACCAGTCCTCTCAGCAGTCCCCGG GTGACCCCTCACCCCTCCCCAAGAGGGAGCCCTCTCCCCACCCCCAAAGGCACCCCGGTGCACACGCCCAAGGACAGCCCGGCCGGCACGCCCAGCCCCACGCCGCCGCCCAGCCCCTCCATCGGCGGCATGCCGTGGAGGACGCGCCTCAACTCCATTAAGAACAGTTTCCTGGGCTCGCCGCGCTTCCACCGCAGGAAAATGCAAG TTCCCACCCAGGAGGACATGTCCAGTCTGACCCCCGACTCCTCTCCAGA ACTGGCGAAGAAGTCCTGGTTCGGTAACTTCATCAACctggagaaagaggagcagatcTTCATCGTCATCAGAGACAAACCTCTCAGCTCCATAAAGGCCGACATCGTCCACGCCTTCCTCTCC ATCCCGAGTCTCAGCCACAGCGTCATCTCTCAGACTAGTTTTCGGGCGGAGTACAAGTCCAGCGCCGGGCCCACGGTTTTCCAGAAGCCTGTGAAGTTCCAGGTGGACATCACCTACACCGAGAACTCCGGCGCCACCAAGGAGATCGGAATCTACTCCGTCACCTTCACTCTGCTCTCAG GTCCCAGTCGACGTTTTAAACGTGTGGTTGAGACCATCCAGGCTCAGCTGCTCAGCTCTAACGACCAGCCGGGCGTCCAGCCGCAAATATCCG ATGCCTCTCAGCGCCCAGCGTCTTTGTCCAGTAAAACCTCCAAGCGTG
- the LOC118098764 gene encoding serine/threonine-protein kinase BRSK2 isoform X5, translating to MSSSGKDANSGHYANYVGPYRLEKTLGKGQTGLVKLGVHCVTCQKVAVKIVNREKLSESVLMKVEREIAILKLIEHPHVLKLHDVYENKKYLYLVLEHVSGGELFDYLVKKGRLTPKEARKFFRQIISALDFCHSHSICHRDLKPENLLLDEKNNIRIADFGMASLQVGDSLLETSCGSPHYACPEVIRGEKYDGRKADAWSCGVILFALLVGALPFDDDNLRNLLEKVKLGVFHMPHFIPPDCQNLLRGMIEVDAGKRLTLDQIQKHTWYLAGKNEPEPEQPVPRKVAIRTLAAAEEIDPDVLESMHSLGCFRDKDKLAKDLLSEEDNQEKMIYFLLLDRKERYPSQEDQNLPPRSEIADPPRKRVDSPMLSRHGKRRPERKSMEVLSVTEGGSPVPVRRALDMATHGQSKSVFSKSLDITNANCSKEERSRSISGASSGLSTSPLSSPRPNRRFFIPPQSPDLCQSPNCSPTHSLEVRLNGVGPRTPNSYHPKMGSPLMHPRTQTLPAKPKVSEKPLQTTRSNPLPNSVQTPPTPKSEPSTPCQSLALCIPNSPRVRRHPPLTVPPKLSIPLSLSPVPPMSPLRRHHLHPDHNGKSVPITQVTPHPSPRGSPLPTPKGTPVHTPKDSPAGTPSPTPPPSPSIGGMPWRTRLNSIKNSFLGSPRFHRRKMQVPTQEDMSSLTPDSSPELAKKSWFGNFINLEKEEQIFIVIRDKPLSSIKADIVHAFLSIPSLSHSVISQTSFRAEYKSSAGPTVFQKPVKFQVDITYTENSGATKEIGIYSVTFTLLSGPSRRFKRVVETIQAQLLSSNDQPGVQPQISGIIHNSY from the exons gtctGGTGAAGCTCGGCGTCCACTGCGTCACGTGTCAGAAAGTCGCCGTAAAGATTGTCAACAGAGAAAAGCTCAGCGAGTCTGTTCTTATGAAG GTGGAACGGGAAATAGCGATTCTCAAACTCATAGAACATCCTCACGTTTTAAAGCTGCACGACGTCTACGAAAACAAGAAATACCT GTATCTGGTGCTGGAACACGTGTCCGGGGGGGAACTGTTCGACTACCTGGTGAAGAAGGGTCGGTTAACGCCTAAAGAGGCCAGGAAGTTCTTCAGGCAGATCATCTCGGCCCTGGACTTCTGCCACAGTCACTCCATATG CCACAGAGATTTGAAGCCCGAGAACTTGTTGTTAGACGAGAAGAACAACATCAGGATAGCGGACTTCGGCATGGCGTCTCTGCAGGTCGGGGACAGTCTGCTGGAGACCAGCTGTGG ATCTCCACACTACGCCTGCCCAGAGGTGATCAGG GGGGAGAAGTACGACGGGAGGAAAGCAGACGCCTGGAGCTGCGGAGTCATCCTGTTTGCTCTTCTAGTG GGCGCTCTCCCGTTTGATGACGACAACCTGAGGAATCTTTTGGAGAAGGTGAAGCTGGGAGTTTTCCACATGCCTCACTTCATCCCTCCAGACTGTCAGAACCTTCTGCGCGGCATGATTGAAGTGGACGCCGGCAAGAGGCTCACG TTGGATCAGATCCAGAAGCACACGTGGTACCT agcTGGAAAGAATGAGCCGGAGCCCGAGCAGCCCGTCCCCAGGAAGGTGGCCATCAGGACGCTGGCTGCGGCCGAGGAGATCGACCCTGACGTCCTGGAGAGCATGCACTCGCTGGGCTGCTTCAGGGACAAGGACAAACTGGCCAAAGACCTGCTGTCtgagga ggACAACCAGGAAAAGATGATCTACTTCCTGCTCCTGGACCGTAAGGAGCGGTACCCCAGCCAGGAGGACCAGAACCTGCCTCCGAGGAGCGAGATCG CTGACCCACCCAGGAAGCGCGTGGACTCACCGATGCTGAGCCGTCACGGCAAACGGAGACCGGAGAGGAAGTCCATGGAGGTGCTGAGCGTCACGGAGGGGGGGTCTCCTGTACCGGTACGACGAGCCCTCGACATGGCAACGCACGGGCAGAG CAAATCTGTTTTCAGTAAAAGCTTGGATATCACAAACGCTAACTGCAGCAAGGAGGAAAG atcgCGGTCGATCAGCGGAGCGTCCTCCGGCCTGTCCACCAGTCCTCTCAGCAGTCCCCGG CCCAATCGTCGGTTTTTCATCCCGCCCCAGTCCCCGGACCTGTGTCAGTCCCCCAACTGCAGCCCCACCCACTCCCTTGAGGTCCGCCTCAACGGGGTGGGGCCTCGCACGCCCAACTCCTACCATCCAAAGATGGGCTCCCCCCTCATGCACCCACGCACCCAGACTCTCCCGGCCAAACCCAAAGTGTCTGAGAAGCCCCTGCAGACCACCAGGTCCAACCCGCTCCCCAACTCAGTCcagaccccccccacccccaaatcTGAGCCCTCCACTCCCTGCCAGTCTCTGGCGCTCTGCATCCCCAACAGCCCCCGGGTGAGACGCCACCCCCCCCTGACCGTGCCCCCAAAACTCTCcatccccctctccctctcccccgtTCCTCCTATGTCGCCCCTCCGCCGCCACCACCTCCACCCTGACCACAACGGCAAATCTGTCCCCATCACGCAGGTGACCCCTCACCCCTCCCCAAGAGGGAGCCCTCTCCCCACCCCCAAAGGCACCCCGGTGCACACGCCCAAGGACAGCCCGGCCGGCACGCCCAGCCCCACGCCGCCGCCCAGCCCCTCCATCGGCGGCATGCCGTGGAGGACGCGCCTCAACTCCATTAAGAACAGTTTCCTGGGCTCGCCGCGCTTCCACCGCAGGAAAATGCAAG TTCCCACCCAGGAGGACATGTCCAGTCTGACCCCCGACTCCTCTCCAGA ACTGGCGAAGAAGTCCTGGTTCGGTAACTTCATCAACctggagaaagaggagcagatcTTCATCGTCATCAGAGACAAACCTCTCAGCTCCATAAAGGCCGACATCGTCCACGCCTTCCTCTCC ATCCCGAGTCTCAGCCACAGCGTCATCTCTCAGACTAGTTTTCGGGCGGAGTACAAGTCCAGCGCCGGGCCCACGGTTTTCCAGAAGCCTGTGAAGTTCCAGGTGGACATCACCTACACCGAGAACTCCGGCGCCACCAAGGAGATCGGAATCTACTCCGTCACCTTCACTCTGCTCTCAG GTCCCAGTCGACGTTTTAAACGTGTGGTTGAGACCATCCAGGCTCAGCTGCTCAGCTCTAACGACCAGCCGGGCGTCCAGCCGCAAATATCCG
- the LOC118098764 gene encoding serine/threonine-protein kinase BRSK2 isoform X3 gives MSSSGKDANSGHYANYVGPYRLEKTLGKGQTGLVKLGVHCVTCQKVAVKIVNREKLSESVLMKVEREIAILKLIEHPHVLKLHDVYENKKYLYLVLEHVSGGELFDYLVKKGRLTPKEARKFFRQIISALDFCHSHSICHRDLKPENLLLDEKNNIRIADFGMASLQVGDSLLETSCGSPHYACPEVIRGEKYDGRKADAWSCGVILFALLVGALPFDDDNLRNLLEKVKLGVFHMPHFIPPDCQNLLRGMIEVDAGKRLTLDQIQKHTWYLAGKNEPEPEQPVPRKVAIRTLAAAEEIDPDVLESMHSLGCFRDKDKLAKDLLSEEDNQEKMIYFLLLDRKERYPSQEDQNLPPRSEIADPPRKRVDSPMLSRHGKRRPERKSMEVLSVTEGGSPVPVRRALDMATHGQSKSVFSKSLDITNANCSKEERSRSISGASSGLSTSPLSSPRPNRRFFIPPQSPDLCQSPNCSPTHSLEVRLNGVGPRTPNSYHPKMGSPLMHPRTQTLPAKPKVSEKPLQTTRSNPLPNSVQTPPTPKSEPSTPCQSLALCIPNSPRVRRHPPLTVPPKLSIPLSLSPVPPMSPLRRHHLHPDHNGKSVPITQVTPHPSPRGSPLPTPKGTPVHTPKDSPAGTPSPTPPPSPSIGGMPWRTRLNSIKNSFLGSPRFHRRKMQVPTQEDMSSLTPDSSPELAKKSWFGNFINLEKEEQIFIVIRDKPLSSIKADIVHAFLSIPSLSHSVISQTSFRAEYKSSAGPTVFQKPVKFQVDITYTENSGATKEIGIYSVTFTLLSGPSRRFKRVVETIQAQLLSSNDQPGVQPQISDASQRPASLSSKTSKRGKTTQSGRRAPGKKTQ, from the exons gtctGGTGAAGCTCGGCGTCCACTGCGTCACGTGTCAGAAAGTCGCCGTAAAGATTGTCAACAGAGAAAAGCTCAGCGAGTCTGTTCTTATGAAG GTGGAACGGGAAATAGCGATTCTCAAACTCATAGAACATCCTCACGTTTTAAAGCTGCACGACGTCTACGAAAACAAGAAATACCT GTATCTGGTGCTGGAACACGTGTCCGGGGGGGAACTGTTCGACTACCTGGTGAAGAAGGGTCGGTTAACGCCTAAAGAGGCCAGGAAGTTCTTCAGGCAGATCATCTCGGCCCTGGACTTCTGCCACAGTCACTCCATATG CCACAGAGATTTGAAGCCCGAGAACTTGTTGTTAGACGAGAAGAACAACATCAGGATAGCGGACTTCGGCATGGCGTCTCTGCAGGTCGGGGACAGTCTGCTGGAGACCAGCTGTGG ATCTCCACACTACGCCTGCCCAGAGGTGATCAGG GGGGAGAAGTACGACGGGAGGAAAGCAGACGCCTGGAGCTGCGGAGTCATCCTGTTTGCTCTTCTAGTG GGCGCTCTCCCGTTTGATGACGACAACCTGAGGAATCTTTTGGAGAAGGTGAAGCTGGGAGTTTTCCACATGCCTCACTTCATCCCTCCAGACTGTCAGAACCTTCTGCGCGGCATGATTGAAGTGGACGCCGGCAAGAGGCTCACG TTGGATCAGATCCAGAAGCACACGTGGTACCT agcTGGAAAGAATGAGCCGGAGCCCGAGCAGCCCGTCCCCAGGAAGGTGGCCATCAGGACGCTGGCTGCGGCCGAGGAGATCGACCCTGACGTCCTGGAGAGCATGCACTCGCTGGGCTGCTTCAGGGACAAGGACAAACTGGCCAAAGACCTGCTGTCtgagga ggACAACCAGGAAAAGATGATCTACTTCCTGCTCCTGGACCGTAAGGAGCGGTACCCCAGCCAGGAGGACCAGAACCTGCCTCCGAGGAGCGAGATCG CTGACCCACCCAGGAAGCGCGTGGACTCACCGATGCTGAGCCGTCACGGCAAACGGAGACCGGAGAGGAAGTCCATGGAGGTGCTGAGCGTCACGGAGGGGGGGTCTCCTGTACCGGTACGACGAGCCCTCGACATGGCAACGCACGGGCAGAG CAAATCTGTTTTCAGTAAAAGCTTGGATATCACAAACGCTAACTGCAGCAAGGAGGAAAG atcgCGGTCGATCAGCGGAGCGTCCTCCGGCCTGTCCACCAGTCCTCTCAGCAGTCCCCGG CCCAATCGTCGGTTTTTCATCCCGCCCCAGTCCCCGGACCTGTGTCAGTCCCCCAACTGCAGCCCCACCCACTCCCTTGAGGTCCGCCTCAACGGGGTGGGGCCTCGCACGCCCAACTCCTACCATCCAAAGATGGGCTCCCCCCTCATGCACCCACGCACCCAGACTCTCCCGGCCAAACCCAAAGTGTCTGAGAAGCCCCTGCAGACCACCAGGTCCAACCCGCTCCCCAACTCAGTCcagaccccccccacccccaaatcTGAGCCCTCCACTCCCTGCCAGTCTCTGGCGCTCTGCATCCCCAACAGCCCCCGGGTGAGACGCCACCCCCCCCTGACCGTGCCCCCAAAACTCTCcatccccctctccctctcccccgtTCCTCCTATGTCGCCCCTCCGCCGCCACCACCTCCACCCTGACCACAACGGCAAATCTGTCCCCATCACGCAGGTGACCCCTCACCCCTCCCCAAGAGGGAGCCCTCTCCCCACCCCCAAAGGCACCCCGGTGCACACGCCCAAGGACAGCCCGGCCGGCACGCCCAGCCCCACGCCGCCGCCCAGCCCCTCCATCGGCGGCATGCCGTGGAGGACGCGCCTCAACTCCATTAAGAACAGTTTCCTGGGCTCGCCGCGCTTCCACCGCAGGAAAATGCAAG TTCCCACCCAGGAGGACATGTCCAGTCTGACCCCCGACTCCTCTCCAGA ACTGGCGAAGAAGTCCTGGTTCGGTAACTTCATCAACctggagaaagaggagcagatcTTCATCGTCATCAGAGACAAACCTCTCAGCTCCATAAAGGCCGACATCGTCCACGCCTTCCTCTCC ATCCCGAGTCTCAGCCACAGCGTCATCTCTCAGACTAGTTTTCGGGCGGAGTACAAGTCCAGCGCCGGGCCCACGGTTTTCCAGAAGCCTGTGAAGTTCCAGGTGGACATCACCTACACCGAGAACTCCGGCGCCACCAAGGAGATCGGAATCTACTCCGTCACCTTCACTCTGCTCTCAG GTCCCAGTCGACGTTTTAAACGTGTGGTTGAGACCATCCAGGCTCAGCTGCTCAGCTCTAACGACCAGCCGGGCGTCCAGCCGCAAATATCCG ATGCCTCTCAGCGCCCAGCGTCTTTGTCCAGTAAAACCTCCAAGCGTGGTAAGACGACCCAGAGCGGCCGGAGAGCTCCcggcaaaaaaacacaataa